A region of Candidatus Nitrospira nitrificans DNA encodes the following proteins:
- a CDS encoding LptA/OstA family protein: MWIWLLLLSALCIGSTSAAPSTESVKQTRSAEASSVSTTITSKKMTVRNQDSQAIFEDTVVLTRGPLIVHSDKMVVLFTSRNREISLPSETGANHQESVRNSSARKEHSPVSPMSNRSIQRIEATGDPHRVKIEYENGNATCHKAVYFVDGEKIVLTGDPVAWERGTRVSGKQITIFMAEERSVVEGGSHVRIEGEEPSQP, translated from the coding sequence ATGTGGATCTGGCTCCTTCTTCTTAGTGCCCTCTGTATCGGATCCACGTCGGCAGCTCCCTCAACTGAATCTGTCAAGCAGACGAGGAGTGCGGAGGCTTCGAGTGTTTCAACCACCATTACCTCCAAGAAAATGACCGTACGGAATCAAGACAGCCAAGCTATTTTTGAAGATACGGTTGTCCTGACCCGCGGACCGCTCATTGTTCACTCGGATAAGATGGTTGTGCTGTTTACATCGCGGAATCGCGAGATCTCGCTGCCATCGGAAACCGGAGCGAACCACCAGGAATCCGTTCGAAATTCCTCGGCTCGCAAAGAACACAGCCCGGTGTCACCCATGTCCAATCGCTCCATCCAACGTATCGAAGCGACGGGAGACCCCCACCGTGTCAAGATCGAGTACGAGAACGGCAACGCCACGTGCCACAAAGCCGTGTATTTCGTTGACGGAGAGAAGATCGTGTTGACAGGCGATCCCGTCGCGTGGGAAAGGGGCACGCGTGTCAGCGGCAAACAAATTACCATTTTCATGGCCGAAGAACGGAGTGTGGTGGAAGGCGGTTCACATGTTCGCATCGAAGGCGAGGAGCCGAGCCAGCCATGA
- the rpoN gene encoding RNA polymerase factor sigma-54 yields MKLRLVPQLSQKLIMTPQLQQAIKLLQLSRLELQQSLTQHLLENPLLDEIQSDVDEAESLVNEEKVEDQPAVDGQERSDVAVETREEQGSPEEFSASGWEDYFGRDHRSGESEYSSAQDEFPSYEQTVAKATSLEEHLLWQLSLSGLGDREKELGRLIIGNLDDDGYLRISMAEVVAGSDFAESEVESVLKDIQTFDPTGVGARDLPECLLLQLGHLGRNLFGSLGSPPGALKGSVIENIVSHHLKDLEKKQYAKVAKALNVTVEEVFQATKIIGELEPKPGRPFSNTQNYVIVPDVFVVKNEGEWVVLLNDDGLPRMRISPYYKQLISSGQSGTSETKAYMDEKLRAAQWIIRSIEQRNRTIVKVVSSIVKFQEQFFDHGVQYLKPLVLKQVAEDIGMHESTISRVTANKYMYCQQGMLELKFFFNAGLQRTDEPSGMHSSVSVRDMIKIMVAEEDAKRPLKDEEIAARLHKQGVLIARRTVAKYRAELNISSASQRKRFF; encoded by the coding sequence ATGAAACTCCGCCTGGTTCCACAACTCAGCCAAAAACTCATCATGACGCCTCAATTGCAGCAAGCGATTAAGCTGCTGCAGTTGTCTCGACTGGAGCTTCAGCAGAGCCTCACGCAACATCTCTTGGAAAACCCTTTGTTGGATGAGATCCAATCCGATGTCGACGAAGCCGAGTCCTTGGTCAACGAAGAAAAGGTCGAAGATCAACCTGCAGTGGACGGACAGGAGCGGTCGGACGTAGCGGTGGAGACACGCGAAGAGCAAGGATCGCCGGAGGAGTTTTCCGCTTCGGGGTGGGAAGACTATTTCGGCAGGGATCACCGAAGCGGCGAGTCGGAATATTCCTCGGCACAAGATGAATTCCCGTCGTACGAGCAAACAGTCGCAAAAGCGACGTCGCTTGAGGAACACCTCCTCTGGCAATTGTCCTTGTCAGGGCTCGGTGATCGAGAAAAAGAACTCGGTCGCTTGATCATCGGCAATCTCGATGATGATGGCTATCTTCGTATTTCCATGGCTGAGGTGGTGGCCGGGAGTGATTTTGCCGAGTCCGAAGTCGAATCTGTGCTTAAAGACATTCAAACCTTCGATCCGACCGGTGTCGGTGCACGGGATCTTCCCGAATGCCTTCTGCTGCAACTCGGACATCTAGGTCGAAATCTCTTTGGATCCCTTGGGTCGCCACCCGGAGCATTGAAGGGATCAGTGATTGAAAACATCGTGTCGCACCATTTGAAAGATCTCGAAAAAAAACAGTATGCGAAGGTCGCCAAGGCCTTGAATGTCACGGTCGAGGAGGTCTTTCAGGCCACGAAAATTATCGGGGAACTTGAGCCAAAACCGGGAAGGCCGTTCTCCAATACCCAGAACTATGTGATTGTGCCTGATGTCTTTGTGGTCAAGAATGAAGGGGAGTGGGTGGTGCTGTTAAACGACGATGGACTCCCGCGCATGAGGATCAGCCCTTATTATAAACAGCTTATTTCTTCCGGACAGAGCGGCACCTCTGAAACCAAAGCGTATATGGATGAAAAGCTGCGGGCCGCTCAGTGGATTATTCGAAGCATCGAGCAGCGCAATCGGACCATCGTGAAAGTGGTATCCAGCATCGTCAAGTTTCAGGAGCAATTTTTCGACCATGGTGTCCAATATCTCAAGCCCTTGGTGCTTAAGCAAGTGGCTGAGGATATCGGGATGCATGAATCCACGATAAGCCGTGTGACGGCCAATAAATACATGTATTGCCAGCAAGGCATGTTGGAGCTTAAGTTTTTCTTCAACGCAGGGCTTCAACGAACTGATGAGCCGTCAGGCATGCATTCCTCCGTTTCCGTCCGGGATATGATTAAGATCATGGTGGCTGAAGAAGATGCAAAACGCCCGTTGAAAGACGAGGAAATTGCAGCCCGACTTCACAAACAGGGAGTACTGATCGCGCGGAGGACTGTGGCGAAATATCGAGCCGAGCTGAATATCTCGTCCGCCAGTCAACGTAAGCGATTTTTTTGA
- the rapZ gene encoding RNase adapter RapZ → MARLNLVIISGLSGSGKTYALKAFEDAGYFCIDNLPPALLPTFVDLCNQQQNEITNVALGIDIRERAFFSDFVGILERVKALGHAVHMLFLEAREEVLIRRFSESRRPHPLLPHLPVLDGIRFEKERVAELRSRADRIIDTSDLTVHELGELLAKQVRRESSDRRLTISLMTFGYKFGVPYDIDLLFDVRFLKNPFFVPELKPLTGDDPLARAFVLTDPDAIAFMQHLEDLLKFLLPLFQRERRSYLTIGIGCTGGRHRSVAVAGRLRESLAALGYEVCLKHRDIDKA, encoded by the coding sequence ATGGCCCGGCTGAATCTCGTCATTATTAGTGGCTTGTCCGGCTCTGGTAAGACCTACGCCCTCAAAGCCTTTGAGGATGCCGGATATTTCTGCATCGATAACCTTCCCCCGGCCCTGCTTCCGACGTTTGTCGATCTCTGCAATCAACAGCAAAACGAAATTACCAATGTTGCGCTTGGAATTGACATTAGAGAGCGCGCGTTCTTTTCGGACTTCGTCGGGATCTTAGAGCGAGTGAAAGCGCTAGGCCATGCCGTTCATATGCTTTTTCTTGAGGCTCGTGAGGAGGTATTGATCAGGCGCTTTTCAGAGTCTCGGCGTCCTCACCCACTGTTACCTCATCTTCCGGTCTTGGATGGAATTCGATTTGAAAAAGAGCGTGTGGCGGAACTCCGATCCCGGGCCGATCGAATCATCGACACGTCCGATCTGACGGTCCATGAGCTCGGTGAATTGCTTGCCAAGCAGGTTCGACGGGAGTCATCGGATCGACGACTGACGATCTCACTGATGACCTTCGGGTATAAGTTCGGGGTGCCGTACGATATCGATTTGTTGTTTGACGTGCGATTCCTCAAGAACCCATTTTTCGTGCCTGAACTGAAACCCCTTACCGGCGACGATCCGCTGGCCCGCGCCTTCGTGCTGACCGACCCTGATGCCATAGCATTCATGCAGCATCTCGAAGATCTGTTGAAGTTTCTCTTGCCGTTATTCCAGCGCGAGCGGCGTAGTTATCTGACCATCGGTATCGGCTGTACCGGCGGACGGCATCGGTCGGTTGCGGTTGCCGGACGTCTCAGAGAAAGCCTCGCCGCCCTGGGATATGAAGTTTGCCTCAAGCACCGAGATATCGACAAAGCGTAG
- the hpf gene encoding ribosome hibernation-promoting factor, HPF/YfiA family, which produces MKLRITGRHMDITPALRSYVENRFGRLDRYGLKVGSLQVVLGVEKLQHKAEVTGAVSGKRVQAKTSTTEMYATIDALVDRVDAQFRKWKERLVDHKPIQPKGL; this is translated from the coding sequence ATGAAGCTACGAATTACAGGGCGCCACATGGACATCACACCCGCGCTGAGAAGTTATGTCGAGAATCGATTCGGTCGGTTGGATCGATACGGATTGAAGGTCGGATCGCTGCAAGTGGTACTGGGAGTGGAGAAGCTACAGCACAAGGCCGAGGTTACCGGCGCGGTCAGCGGCAAACGAGTGCAAGCCAAGACATCGACGACTGAGATGTATGCGACTATTGATGCCCTTGTCGATCGTGTCGATGCGCAGTTTCGAAAATGGAAGGAGCGCCTTGTCGATCATAAGCCGATCCAACCGAAGGGACTGTGA
- the lptB gene encoding LPS export ABC transporter ATP-binding protein: MTTTVPAESDARVDPIAAGQGHCLRATGLVKSFRGRKVVKGVAVEVYAGEVVGLLGPNGAGKTTIFDMMVGLCPPDEGEITFIGESVTNLPMYKRARRGMGYLPQESSVFRRLSVEHNVLAILEMLGYARKERSQRVEALLKELDLIHIRKSMAYALSGGERRRLEITRALAATPSFMLLDEPFAGIDPIAVADIQQIITRLKHKGIGILITDHNVQETLSIVDRAYIINEGLILEAGSPEAIVQSPTARAVYLGEQFKL; the protein is encoded by the coding sequence ATGACCACGACGGTTCCCGCCGAGTCAGATGCCCGAGTCGATCCCATTGCGGCAGGTCAGGGGCATTGTCTGCGTGCAACTGGATTGGTCAAAAGTTTTCGGGGGCGCAAAGTCGTCAAGGGCGTCGCCGTTGAAGTCTATGCCGGTGAGGTGGTCGGGCTTCTCGGTCCGAATGGAGCAGGCAAGACCACAATCTTCGACATGATGGTTGGGTTGTGTCCGCCGGATGAAGGAGAGATCACCTTCATCGGAGAATCCGTGACCAACTTGCCGATGTATAAGCGCGCACGGCGGGGTATGGGTTACCTTCCCCAGGAGTCCTCGGTTTTCCGACGACTCTCGGTTGAACATAATGTCTTGGCGATTCTTGAAATGCTAGGATATGCTCGTAAAGAGCGCAGTCAGCGGGTGGAGGCTTTGCTCAAGGAGTTAGATCTTATTCATATACGAAAGAGTATGGCCTATGCTCTCTCAGGAGGAGAACGTCGGCGCTTAGAAATCACGCGTGCGCTGGCGGCCACACCGTCGTTCATGCTGTTGGATGAACCGTTTGCAGGGATCGATCCGATAGCCGTCGCGGATATTCAGCAGATCATCACGCGACTGAAACATAAAGGGATAGGCATATTGATTACCGATCATAATGTGCAGGAGACGCTTTCAATCGTTGATCGTGCCTATATCATCAATGAAGGGTTGATCTTAGAGGCGGGGTCGCCTGAGGCTATTGTGCAGAGTCCGACGGCTCGGGCCGTTTATCTTGGGGAGCAGTTCAAGCTATAG